The window AACGGTCCAGCCCTTTTCTGATTTATCAAGGACGACCAGGCGGTCTGCTTTGGATATTTCCATCCGGTCAATGCGGGCCGTATCCACCTTGGGAACAGTCGGCAGTTCATAATGGGTCTGCCCGTCTTTTTTAAGAACAAGATAGGCGCTTAAACCGATGATCAGTATAATCAGGATAAGATATTCTTTTTTCATGTTTATTCCTTAATTCATCAAATCAACCGAATATATGTGCAATTTTTTTCTTTTTCATGCTCCTGGAAAACCAGACCCCCAAACCGAACAGGAAAACCAGGACACAAAGCCCGATGGTATTGAACCCCTTGATGATGGTTTTGGTTAAAGGGTCGGTTTCCGCAATGGGGTTCAGGGTCTGCTGCTTGCTTCTCAAAAGAGCTGTGCTGTCATCACCGTTCAGGTGGTCTAGGGTGTTGAGCAGGAAGGTGGCATTGGTGGTACGGCCCTCTTCGTCCAGCATGTTGTCGTGCAGCATCTGGGCGCATCCGAGAACAAATATTTTTGCGGGTGCTGATGTCTCAATTACGCGATTGGCGGTTTTCAGCCCTTCAATGGTTTTGGCCGGTGCTCCTGGAGGTTGGGGTTCTTCCTCTTTGGTTTCGTCGCTGGTATCGGTCTCTCCGGCTTCCTTTTCAGGGACGGGTTTGCCCTTGAAATAAGATGTAAACTGACCTTCCAGAAGGTATGCAAGGTCGTAGGTGGAAAAATCTTTATCGGCGGGGGGCGGGCTTAAAAACATGGGATTGAGGTTAATGTTGTCTTCCATGAGCCATGCCTGGCTGGAAGAGGATAAAAGGCGAACGGTGCTGACCTTTGATTCGTCCTGGCCGCCTTTGACACGCTTGACCGGCGAGATCTGCATGGCCACAAGCCCTTTGATGTTTTTCATGAACGCAGGATCGTTGTTGATGGCGTCATCCTTGATCACCGGAGCAAAGTAGATGGCCTGCTCTCCACCGCCCCTGGATTGGGACAATTGCTGTTTATACGAATTTTTGTCCAGCACATAGGCTTTTTGAATTTCCACGCCATAGTGGGCCAATAGTTTTTCAAGGCCGGTGTCAATGGGGGCAAATGAGGGCATACCCATCATGCCGCCCCGGCCCTGCTGCTCTTCAAAGGCATCGGCAAACACTGCCAGATTGGTACCCTTCATCAGTGCCTGGTCAATCTGGAACAGCTCATAGTCTGAAAAGTGCTGGGTGGGTTTGGCAATGACCAGGCAGCTGAGCCCTTCGGGTATGTTTTCATCTTTAATGGGAATCTGTTTGATATTGTATCGTGATCCCACAAGCTGGTCAAAAACGGCAAGGCCGTTTCCAGGCTGGCCCTGCATCATGGCCATGCGGTCCGGGCCCAGGGCGGGAGAGCCATGATCGGACAGGTAACCGATATCCTTGTTGATGCCGATCAGTTTTTCCATGATGGCCGTAATCTGTTCACCAAGTCCCTGGGGATCGGCCATCTGATAGGTGGTGCCGATAATGGGGATTTCCACTGCCGTGATCAGGGGTAATGTCACGCTCCTGCCTTTATATTCCACCACAAGACCGGCTGTTCCTGCGCCTGCCTTGATATTTTTCCCAGGCACGTCTGGCCAGCGCATGGCCATGAGATCGTACTTTTTTGAAATTTTTTCAAGTTCATCCGGATCTGAGAGCTCTTTGGGTTCAAACCGGAAAATACCAAGGTTTTTGCTGTTGAGTTTTTCCACAGCCGCAGCCACTTCATCTCCGAGATGCGGGAGATTGTCCAACCCGATCAAGGGTGCTATGGCATTAAGCCCCGGAGAGAGATACATGGTAATATTAATTTTATCTGTCTGGCGTAAAAGCGCAGACACCTTATTGTTCAGCTTTCGGATGGCGCAGGTGAGCTGGTACTCAAGCCCGTCGGTGGAGATGATGGCCGGAATCTTTTCTATGAGATCTCCATGGAGTATAACCAGCCCCATGTAAGCGTTTTTAAATTTGAGTTCATCATTTTCCATCACCCGGATCTGGACCGGAGATATGCCGTAATCCCGGGCCATTTCACGGTTCTGGTCCGCATTATCCCCCATGTCGGTTTCCTGGGACACGTTATAGAAGGTGAAGTTGAAATAGCGTCCGGCCTGGGCGGCGTATTCGGTTAGCAGGTCCCTTAGATACCGTTCCGTATTATTGTGGGGAGCGGGCAGGTTCTGTGAGAAAAATACTTTGATATTCAGCGGTTCGGACAGGGTGGATACAGCCTGTTTGCTGGCCTCGGACAGGGAGTAAATCCGGTTGGCGGTGAGGTCGAATCTGAAAAACAGGCTTAAACCGGCTACATTCAGCAGGACGATAACAACCGCATACAGGATAAATTTCAGATAATATTCTTTAAGGAAAGGCTTACCCATGATGACTCCTTAATTTTTTTCTTTCATGGCAATGTCGGTTGAGAAAATGAAAATGAAAATTACGGATGCAAAGTAAATAAGATCCCTTGAATCAATGATTCCCTTGGATATGTTTGTGAAATGGGCGTTGGCACCAAGGTATTCCACAACAGGTATAAGACGTTCGGGGATGAAAAACAGCATCCGGTCAATGATGGTCAGGGTAAAGCACATGGCGCACCCGATGATAAATGCGATGATCTGGTTACGGGTCAGGGCCGATGCAAACAGTCCGATGCTGCAGTAGGCGCCGCCAAGAAGAATCGCCCCGATATAGCCGCCCACCACAGGTCCTAAATCCACATCGCCGATAAAAGAGATGAACAGCGGGTAGGACAGGGTGGGCACCAGCATGGCCACGGTAAAGGCCGTTGCCGCAAAAAATTTGCCCAGGGCAATATGGGAAAAGGAGACCGGCATGGTCAAAAGGCTTTCATAGGAGCCTACGTTTTTTTCTTCGGCAAACATGCGCATGGTGACGGCCGGAATAAAAAAGGAGAAGGTCATGGGCAGAAGGGCAAAAAAGTCCCGCAGGTCAGCACGCCCGTAAATGAAAAAGGTGGAGAAGAAAAACCATCCCGAAACAATGAGAAAAAGGGAGATGACAATATATGCAATGGGTGAGATAAAATAATCCTTAAATTCCTTTAAGGCGATGGTTTTGATGGGTTTCATTACGCATCCTCCCGTGTCAGTTCGTGGAAGATTTCTTCAAGGGCCAGGGACTGTCTTGCAAGTTCGGTAATAATCCAGTCGGTTTTTTTAATGGACAGGTAAAGGTCCTGGCGGATGTCTTTGTCCTCTTTGCAGCACAGTTCAAAGCCTATTCCCTCACTTGCCGGTGTGTTTGTCACAGTGATGTCAAGGCTGTCATCAAAGGCTTTAAGATGGGCCAGGGCCGCTGTTATCTCGGCATTTTTTACCGTCAGCCGGACAACGCTGCGATGCCGGGCGCTTTGTTTTAAGTGCTCGGTGCTGTCGTCCGCCACTTTTTTGCCCTTGTTGATGATGGCGATCCGGTCACATGTGGCTTCGGCCTCGGAAAGGATATGGGTGGAAAAGATAATTGTCTTTTCTTTGCCGATGCCTTTGATGATATCACGAATTTCTGCGATCTGGTTGGGGTCAAGGCCCGAGGTGGGTTCGTCCAGGATCAGGATATCCGGGTCGGACATCATGGCATGGGCCAATCCTACCCGCTGGCGAAGGCCCTTGGAAAGATTTCCGATGGGCTTGGCCATGATACCGGACAGTCCGCACAGCCTGCTCAACTCCCTGAACCGGGATAGTCTGGATCCGGGATCATCCATGCCTTTGAGCCGGGCCACATAATTGAGGTAATCATATACCAGCATATTGTGGTACAAGGGCGCGGATTCAGGCAAATATCCGATCATGGATTTTATTTTCAAAGTGTCTTCCGGCATTTTAAGTTCATTAATCCTGATGGTGCCGGATGTGGGGGCGTAAAACCCAGTGAGCATCCTCAGTGTGGTTGTCTTGCCCGCCCCGTTGGGGCCGAGAAGGCCAAGTATACGGCCGGGTTCAATGGTGAGGCTGACGTTGTCAACCGCACAGAAATCACCGTAATACTTGGTCAGGTTCTGAACATCAATCAATGTCTTCTCCTAAAAATCTTCAAGTACTTTGCTTTTTTCAAGGAACGAGTCCACGTCCTGGGCTGTCCTTTTCATATGGTCTATCAGTTTTTCAAGATGCCGGCAAAACGGGTCGTCTTCCCCTAAGGTCATTGCCGATTCCTGGTAAAGCGAAAGAAAATCGTTGAAACGATCTTCCATTTTGAGGGTCAGTTTTTTTCGTTCTTCATGCCTGACTTTTTCAGACTGGATAACGGATTCCAGTTTTTTGATGGAATACTCAACCAAGGCATCCCGGGGCATATTATAAGTTTCGGAGATGGCCGTCAATGCCTCAATGGTTTTACGGCTGAGTACAAAAGTTTTCTGTTTTCTGTCAAGCTGTTTGAACTGTCGTATCCGGATGCTCTGGGCCAGTTGGTCCAAAGCCTCATGGTCTTCAATAATGTGATCAAACAGGGATTTCTGCTTGATGCCCATGTGGACGGCCACAAGGCCGATGGCATCTATAGCTTTCTGGGACAGTTTGAATGTTGCCCGAACCGATTGTTTGCCCCGTAGGTCAAACATGGACAGTTCGGCAAAGGGGTCGTTGGATTTTGCCATATGTGTCTTCCTTTGAAGGCTGTATTATTACAGCCGAATGGCCCAAAAAAGTAATGAAAACTTATTGTGGTTACGTATGTTAGCCCAAACAGTTGGGCGGATCAATGGTTAATGCCTGGATGACCAAAATGTAATTTAGTTTCTGGATCAGGTGTGAAAACAGTCTCCGTAAATGATCTCTTCTTTTTTGCCGTCCGGGGTTCTGATCATCAGGGTTCCTGAATCATCCACATCCACGGCTGTTCCGGTCACTGTCCGATTATGCGTCTCTACTGTAACCCGGGCACCGATGGTGGCTGAACAGCTTTTCCATGACGCCATGATACTGGAAATATCCGGGGCAGATGTCAGTTTTGTGAAATGGGAAAGAAATGCCTTTAACAGCGGCCGCCTGGGCAGCGGTTTGCCTAACGCTTCTTTCAGGGATATGGGCGCCAATCCTCTTGGGGTTCTCACCGGGGTGTTGTTGACGTTGATGCCGATTCCTGTGATAAGATAGCCGATGGCGTTATCCTTGATCTGGATTTCGGAAAGAAGCCCCGTGAGCTTTTTGCCGTCCAGGAGCAGGTCGTTGGGCCATTTGACCCGTGCGTCAAGGCCGTAAAGATCCCGGATGGCTGCATGCAGGCTTACAGCAGCGGCAAAATTGAAGATATAGGCCTCCGCCGGAGGAATCTGGGGCCTCATGATCAGGGAGAACCACAGCCCACCCCTGGGGGACAGCCATGACCGGTCCATGCGTCCCCGGCCTGCACTCTGTTGTTCTGCCACACAACAGGACATATGGGCAGCACCCTGTTCTGCCATGGTTCTGGCCATAGTCATGGTGGAGGGGACCTGGAGATAATGCAAAATTTTGTTTTGGGTTTCAGGGTCAAAACCGCAGGGGGATAACAGATCTTCAGGGTCGATCAGTGTGTATGTATTTCCGGTTGTTTCCATGGGAATTCCGGCCACTTTGATCTCGTTTATGAGCGTTTCTGCCTGGGTCTGGGAAAGGTTCGCCTCCCGGGTCAGATCCTGGATGGAAAGGCGGTGACTCGGGGCTGTGAACAAAAGGGTCAATATTCGGGAATGGATGGTATGATCCACAGTGGTTTTCATAATGATGTCTGGTACCAGAAAAAATACAGGCAGGTCAAGAGTAGAGTCCGGTTCATCGGATGTGCCTGAACTATCCTTTTGCATTTATGCCCCAAAAATTATAATTTGATACACTGGTTCAGCCCATGGCTGTATTTATAAAGTTCCGGGAGTAAAAATGAAAATCCGATACAATTCACCAGTGGTCCTGACCTATGCCCTTCTGGCACTGCTCTGCCTTGCCCTGCCTGTTTCAAAGTTTCTGGGAATGAGTCTGGCATCGCCGTCCCGATTGGCATTTTCTGACCCCAGGTTTTACGCGGGGCTTTTAACCTATGTCCTGGCCCATGCCGGATGGAGCCATCTCAAGGGCAACCTGGTCATGATCCTGCTGAT is drawn from uncultured Desulfobacter sp. and contains these coding sequences:
- a CDS encoding GldG family protein, with the protein product MGKPFLKEYYLKFILYAVVIVLLNVAGLSLFFRFDLTANRIYSLSEASKQAVSTLSEPLNIKVFFSQNLPAPHNNTERYLRDLLTEYAAQAGRYFNFTFYNVSQETDMGDNADQNREMARDYGISPVQIRVMENDELKFKNAYMGLVILHGDLIEKIPAIISTDGLEYQLTCAIRKLNNKVSALLRQTDKINITMYLSPGLNAIAPLIGLDNLPHLGDEVAAAVEKLNSKNLGIFRFEPKELSDPDELEKISKKYDLMAMRWPDVPGKNIKAGAGTAGLVVEYKGRSVTLPLITAVEIPIIGTTYQMADPQGLGEQITAIMEKLIGINKDIGYLSDHGSPALGPDRMAMMQGQPGNGLAVFDQLVGSRYNIKQIPIKDENIPEGLSCLVIAKPTQHFSDYELFQIDQALMKGTNLAVFADAFEEQQGRGGMMGMPSFAPIDTGLEKLLAHYGVEIQKAYVLDKNSYKQQLSQSRGGGEQAIYFAPVIKDDAINNDPAFMKNIKGLVAMQISPVKRVKGGQDESKVSTVRLLSSSSQAWLMEDNINLNPMFLSPPPADKDFSTYDLAYLLEGQFTSYFKGKPVPEKEAGETDTSDETKEEEPQPPGAPAKTIEGLKTANRVIETSAPAKIFVLGCAQMLHDNMLDEEGRTTNATFLLNTLDHLNGDDSTALLRSKQQTLNPIAETDPLTKTIIKGFNTIGLCVLVFLFGLGVWFSRSMKKKKIAHIFG
- a CDS encoding ABC transporter permease, giving the protein MKPIKTIALKEFKDYFISPIAYIVISLFLIVSGWFFFSTFFIYGRADLRDFFALLPMTFSFFIPAVTMRMFAEEKNVGSYESLLTMPVSFSHIALGKFFAATAFTVAMLVPTLSYPLFISFIGDVDLGPVVGGYIGAILLGGAYCSIGLFASALTRNQIIAFIIGCAMCFTLTIIDRMLFFIPERLIPVVEYLGANAHFTNISKGIIDSRDLIYFASVIFIFIFSTDIAMKEKN
- a CDS encoding ATP-binding cassette domain-containing protein; the protein is MIDVQNLTKYYGDFCAVDNVSLTIEPGRILGLLGPNGAGKTTTLRMLTGFYAPTSGTIRINELKMPEDTLKIKSMIGYLPESAPLYHNMLVYDYLNYVARLKGMDDPGSRLSRFRELSRLCGLSGIMAKPIGNLSKGLRQRVGLAHAMMSDPDILILDEPTSGLDPNQIAEIRDIIKGIGKEKTIIFSTHILSEAEATCDRIAIINKGKKVADDSTEHLKQSARHRSVVRLTVKNAEITAALAHLKAFDDSLDITVTNTPASEGIGFELCCKEDKDIRQDLYLSIKKTDWIITELARQSLALEEIFHELTREDA
- a CDS encoding biotin--[acetyl-CoA-carboxylase] ligase, producing the protein MQKDSSGTSDEPDSTLDLPVFFLVPDIIMKTTVDHTIHSRILTLLFTAPSHRLSIQDLTREANLSQTQAETLINEIKVAGIPMETTGNTYTLIDPEDLLSPCGFDPETQNKILHYLQVPSTMTMARTMAEQGAAHMSCCVAEQQSAGRGRMDRSWLSPRGGLWFSLIMRPQIPPAEAYIFNFAAAVSLHAAIRDLYGLDARVKWPNDLLLDGKKLTGLLSEIQIKDNAIGYLITGIGINVNNTPVRTPRGLAPISLKEALGKPLPRRPLLKAFLSHFTKLTSAPDISSIMASWKSCSATIGARVTVETHNRTVTGTAVDVDDSGTLMIRTPDGKKEEIIYGDCFHT